One genomic segment of Ricinus communis isolate WT05 ecotype wild-type chromosome 3, ASM1957865v1, whole genome shotgun sequence includes these proteins:
- the LOC8271203 gene encoding eukaryotic translation initiation factor 3 subunit L, whose protein sequence is MSATYDYDDTTGGAGRSNYDEQSGFQRQELGYDPNYVPDSVKSFVVHLYRHIREKNVYEIHQMYETSFQTLSERLFKETPWPSVDAVAHYVDNDHVFCLLYREMWFRHLYARLSPTLKQRIDSWDNYCSLFQVVLHGVVNMQLPNQWLWDMVDEFVYQFQSFCQYRAKMKNKSEQEIALLRQNDQAWNVYGVLNFLQALVEKSSIIEILEREKEGLEQFTATDGYDYSGGSNVLKVLGYFSMVGLLRVHCLLGDYHTGLKCLLPIDISQQGVYTSVIGSHITTIYHYGFANLMLRRYVDAIHEFNKILLYIYKTKQYHQQSPQYEQILKKNEQMYALLAICLSLCPQIKLVEETVNSQLREKYGEKMIRMQRYDDEAFAMYDELFSYACPKFITPSAPSFEEPLVNYNQDAYRLQLKLFLYEVKQQQLLSGVRTFLKVYSTITLAKLANYMEVDETTLRTILMTYKHKTHAVDSEGKIISNADVDFYIDDDMIHVVESKPVKRYGDYFLRQIVKLEGVINDMDRIKLE, encoded by the exons ATGTCGGCCACCTACGACTACGACGACACGACTGGCGGCGCAGGCCGCTCGAATTACGATGAGCAGAGCGGCTTTCAGCGGCAAGAGCTAGGTTACGACCCGAACTATGTTCCAGATTCAGTGAAATCGTTCGTAGTACATCTTTACCGTCACATAAGAGAAAAGAACGTTTACGAGATCCATCAGATGTACGAAACCTCTTTTCAGACCTTATCGGAACGCCTTTTCAAAGAAACACCTTGGCCGTCTGTTGATGCCGTTGCTCATTACGTCGATAATGATCACGTTTTCTGCCTCCTTTATCGCGAGATGTGGTTTCGCCATCTCTATGCTCGTTTATCTCCTACTCTTAAGCAGAGGATTGATAGTTGGGATAATTATTGCAGCCTTTTTCAG GTGGTGCTGCATGGTGTAGTGAATATGCAATTGCCTAACCAGTGGCTGTGGGATATGGTGGATGAGTTTGTTTATCAGTTTCAGAGTTTTTGTCAGTATAGAGCTAAGATGAAGAATAAGTCTGAGCAAGAGATTGCGCTTTTGAGGCAAAATGATCAG GCTTGGAATGTGTATGGGGTGCTCAATTTCTTGCAAGCATTGGTTGAGAAGTCAAGTATCATCGAGATATTGGAGCGGGAGAAGGAAGGACTTGAACAATTTACTGCTACTGATGGGTATGATTACAGTGGTGGAAGTAATGTCTTGAAGGTGCTGGGTTATTTCAGTATGGTTGGTTTGTTGAGAGTCCATTGTCTTTTAGGTGACTACCATACTGGCCTGAAGTGCTTGCTCCCAATTGACATTAGTCAACAAGGTGTTTATACCAGTGTTATAGGAAGCCACATAACTACCATTTATCACTATGGTTTTGCTAATCTTATGTTGCGAAG gtaTGTGGACGCTATTCATGAGTTCAATAAAATCCTGCTGTACATATACAAGACCAAGCAATATCATCAGCAATCTCCCCAATATGAGCAGATTCTAAAGAAGAATGAACAGATGTATGCCTTGCTGGCAATTTGTCTTTCACTTTGTCCTCAAATAAAGCTTGTTGAGGAGACTGTGAATTCTCAATTGAGGGAGAAGTATGGTGAAAAGATGATTCGCATGCAAAGATATGATGATGAAGCATTTGCCATGTATGATGAGCTCTTCTCATATGCATGCCCTAAGTTTATTACACCTTCAGCCCCAAGTTTCGAAGAGCCCCTGGTAAACTACAACCAG gACGCATACAGGCTGCAGTTGaagctttttctttatgaAGTAAAACAGCAGCAGTTGTTATCAGGTGTCCGGACCTTCCTGAAAGTGTATTCAACTATAACCCTTGCGAAGCTTGCCAATTACATGGAGGTGGATGAAACCACTCTAAG GACTATCTTGATGACATACAAGCACAAGACTCATGCTGTTGACTCTGAGGGAAAGATTATCTCTAATGCTGATGTGGATTTCTACATCGATGAT GACATGATTCACGTGGTTGAATCAAAACCAGTGAAGCGGTATGGTGATTACTTCTTGCGGCAAATTGTCAAG CTTGAAGGGGTGATAAATGATATGGACCGGATAAAGCTGGAATGA
- the LOC112534453 gene encoding tetraspanin-19: MVRCVRCCLHNSIKLVNMIILVFGIGIIIYSLWLERQWHHRISKLPVSPSPNPKPWFIFICLAIGIAVSLSTLYGYVVANYVGPYTLCAYIFIICCLLLLEAGVIIIIFFKMNWISELIACVDELHKEFAKFVVFHVKLTRTIVLLIWAAQINAVALAVVFWAIGIEPRTHCNERHRSPFTQSFLVPDSPEPDSSTQAFRGRGDVSEEDNSRGSLFSYIDGIMRARFQRRNDTS, translated from the exons ATGGTACGGTGCGTAAGATGTTGCTTGCACAACTCCATAAAGTTAGTTAACATGATCATCCTCGTTTTTGGGATTGGAATCATCATTTACTCACTTTGGCTTGAACGCCAGTGGCATCACCGCATTTCCAAGCTTCCTGTTTCACCTTCTCCAAATCCAAAACCATG gtttatatttatatgtttggcTATTGGTATTGCTGTTTCTTTGAGCACTCTCTATGGTTATGTGGTGGCTAATTACGTCGGCCCTTATACTCTTTGTGCT TATATTTTCATCATCTGCTGCCTTCTTTTGCTTGAAGCTGGTGTTATCATCATAATATTCTTCAAGATGAACTGGATATCG GAACTCATTGCATGTGTTGATGAGCTTCATAAAGAGTTTGCGAAGTTTGTGGTCTTCCATGTGAAGTTAACTCGCACGATTGTACTATTGATCTGGGCAGCACAG ATAAATGCTGTTGCACTTGCTGTGGTATTCTGGGCAATAGGAATAGAGCCAAGAACACACTGCAATGAGAGACATAGATCCCCATTTACTCAATCATTTCTGGTGCCAGATTCTCCTGAACCTGATAGCTCAACACAAGCCTTTAGAGGACGTGGTGATGTTTCAGAAGAAGACAATTCAAGGGGAAGtctgttttcatatattgatggCATAATGAGAGCACGATTTCAGAGAAGAAATGATACCAGTTGA
- the LOC8271205 gene encoding aspartate aminotransferase, cytoplasmic isoform X3: MDPLNSNESSAFKNVPRAADIPVYAVMVAYSEDASPVKLNLGIGVYREEDGKPHVLNVVRRAEQLLLHDKYATKEYLPITGLTEFSKLSAELVFGAGSPAITENRVTTVQCLSGSGSLRIGAEFLAKHYHHHTVYLPQPTYANHPNFFLSVGLALKTYRYYDPKTHGLDFQGLLEDLGSAPSGAIVLLQACGHNPTGVDPTLDQWEQIRQLMRFKGILPFFDCAYQGFVSGDLDMDAQSIRMFVMDGGECLVAQSYSKIMGIYSERVGALSIVCKTADVASRVNSQLKLVIRPMYSNPPIHGAAIAAAVLKDRELFTEWTVELKAMIKRITNLRGQLHDALCDREPFFISWSLRRAP, encoded by the exons ATGGACCCTCTGAATTCTAACGAGTCTTCTGCTTTCAAGAACGTACCCAGAGCTGCTGATATCCCAGTTTATGCT GTGATGGTTGCTTATAGTGAAGACGCTAGTCCAGTTAAGCTGAATTTGGGCATTGGTGTTTATAGAGAAGAG GATGGAAAACCTCATGTCTTGAATGTAGTTAGACGAGCTGAGCAGCTACTGCTTCATGACAA GTATGCCACCAAGGAATATCTCCCAATTACTGGGTTGACAGAATTCAGTAAATTGAGTGCAGAGCTTGTTTTTGGTGCTGGCAG CCCTGCTATCACTGAGAATAGAGTGACTACAGTCCAGTGCTTGTCTGGTAGTGGTTCACTGAGGATTGGAGCTGAGTTTTTAGCAAAACATTACCACCAT CACACAGTGTACCTTCCCCAGCCAACATATGCAAATCATCCAAACTTTTTCTTATCAGTTGGTCTAGCTTTGAAGACTTACCGATACTATGATCCAAAAACACATGGGCTGGACTTTCAAG GACTATTGGAAGACCTTGGTTCTGCACCATCAGGTGCCATTGTGCTTCTCCAAGCATGTGGCCACAATCCTACTGGTGTTGATCCAACTCTCGATCAATGGGAGCAGATCAGGCAGCTGATGAGGTTTAAAGGAATATTACCTTTCTTTGATTGTGCTTATCAG GGTTTTGTAAGTGGAGATTTGGATATGGATGCACAATCAATCCGAATGTTTGTCATGGATGGTGGTGAATGTCTCGTAGCTCAATCTTATTCAAAGATTATGGGAATATACAGTGAACGTGTTGGTGCACTTAGTATT GTGTGCAAGACAGCAGATGTAGCAAGCCGGGTCAATAGCCAGCTGAAACTTGTGATCAGACCCATGTACTCAAACCCACCCATTCATGGGGCAGCCATTGCAGCTGCCGTCCTAAAGGACAG GGAACTGTTCACTGAATGGACTGTTGAGTTGAAGGCAATGATTAAACGTATTACGAACCTGCGCGGGCAACTTCATGATGCTTTATGTGACAGAG AGCCCTTCTTTATTTCATGGAGCCTTAGGCGAGCGCCTTAG
- the LOC8271205 gene encoding aspartate aminotransferase, cytoplasmic isoform X1, with the protein MDPLNSNESSAFKNVPRAADIPVYAVMVAYSEDASPVKLNLGIGVYREEDGKPHVLNVVRRAEQLLLHDKYATKEYLPITGLTEFSKLSAELVFGAGSPAITENRVTTVQCLSGSGSLRIGAEFLAKHYHHHTVYLPQPTYANHPNFFLSVGLALKTYRYYDPKTHGLDFQGLLEDLGSAPSGAIVLLQACGHNPTGVDPTLDQWEQIRQLMRFKGILPFFDCAYQGFVSGDLDMDAQSIRMFVMDGGECLVAQSYSKIMGIYSERVGALSIVCKTADVASRVNSQLKLVIRPMYSNPPIHGAAIAAAVLKDRELFTEWTVELKAMIKRITNLRGQLHDALCDRGTPGDWSHIKRQVGMFTFSGLNEEQVAFMTEEYHVYMSSDGRINMAGLSTKTVSHLANAIHAAVTQIPS; encoded by the exons ATGGACCCTCTGAATTCTAACGAGTCTTCTGCTTTCAAGAACGTACCCAGAGCTGCTGATATCCCAGTTTATGCT GTGATGGTTGCTTATAGTGAAGACGCTAGTCCAGTTAAGCTGAATTTGGGCATTGGTGTTTATAGAGAAGAG GATGGAAAACCTCATGTCTTGAATGTAGTTAGACGAGCTGAGCAGCTACTGCTTCATGACAA GTATGCCACCAAGGAATATCTCCCAATTACTGGGTTGACAGAATTCAGTAAATTGAGTGCAGAGCTTGTTTTTGGTGCTGGCAG CCCTGCTATCACTGAGAATAGAGTGACTACAGTCCAGTGCTTGTCTGGTAGTGGTTCACTGAGGATTGGAGCTGAGTTTTTAGCAAAACATTACCACCAT CACACAGTGTACCTTCCCCAGCCAACATATGCAAATCATCCAAACTTTTTCTTATCAGTTGGTCTAGCTTTGAAGACTTACCGATACTATGATCCAAAAACACATGGGCTGGACTTTCAAG GACTATTGGAAGACCTTGGTTCTGCACCATCAGGTGCCATTGTGCTTCTCCAAGCATGTGGCCACAATCCTACTGGTGTTGATCCAACTCTCGATCAATGGGAGCAGATCAGGCAGCTGATGAGGTTTAAAGGAATATTACCTTTCTTTGATTGTGCTTATCAG GGTTTTGTAAGTGGAGATTTGGATATGGATGCACAATCAATCCGAATGTTTGTCATGGATGGTGGTGAATGTCTCGTAGCTCAATCTTATTCAAAGATTATGGGAATATACAGTGAACGTGTTGGTGCACTTAGTATT GTGTGCAAGACAGCAGATGTAGCAAGCCGGGTCAATAGCCAGCTGAAACTTGTGATCAGACCCATGTACTCAAACCCACCCATTCATGGGGCAGCCATTGCAGCTGCCGTCCTAAAGGACAG GGAACTGTTCACTGAATGGACTGTTGAGTTGAAGGCAATGATTAAACGTATTACGAACCTGCGCGGGCAACTTCATGATGCTTTATGTGACAGAG GAACACCTGGGGACTGGAGCCACATTAAAAGGCAGGTTGGAATGTTTACCTTCTCTGGTTTGAATGAGGAGCAAGTTGCCTTCATGACGGAAGAATACCACGTCTACATGTCATCTGATGG GAGGATTAACATGGCAGGCCTGAGCACTAAAACAGTCTCCCATCTTGCGAATGCGATCCATGCAGCTGTTACCCAGATACCATCATAA
- the LOC8271205 gene encoding aspartate aminotransferase, cytoplasmic isoform X4 has protein sequence MDPLNSNESSAFKNVPRAADIPVYAVMVAYSEDASPVKLNLGIGVYREEDGKPHVLNVVRRAEQLLLHDKYATKEYLPITGLTEFSKLSAELVFGAGSPAITENRVTTVQCLSGSGSLRIGAEFLAKHYHHHTVYLPQPTYANHPNFFLSVGLALKTYRYYDPKTHGLDFQGLLEDLGSAPSGAIVLLQACGHNPTGVDPTLDQWEQIRQLMRFKGILPFFDCAYQGFVSGDLDMDAQSIRMFVMDGGECLVAQSYSKIMGIYSERVGALSIVCKTADVASRVNSQLKLVIRPMYSNPPIHGAAIAAAVLKDRELFTEWTVELKAMIKRITNLRGQLHDALCDRGERLS, from the exons ATGGACCCTCTGAATTCTAACGAGTCTTCTGCTTTCAAGAACGTACCCAGAGCTGCTGATATCCCAGTTTATGCT GTGATGGTTGCTTATAGTGAAGACGCTAGTCCAGTTAAGCTGAATTTGGGCATTGGTGTTTATAGAGAAGAG GATGGAAAACCTCATGTCTTGAATGTAGTTAGACGAGCTGAGCAGCTACTGCTTCATGACAA GTATGCCACCAAGGAATATCTCCCAATTACTGGGTTGACAGAATTCAGTAAATTGAGTGCAGAGCTTGTTTTTGGTGCTGGCAG CCCTGCTATCACTGAGAATAGAGTGACTACAGTCCAGTGCTTGTCTGGTAGTGGTTCACTGAGGATTGGAGCTGAGTTTTTAGCAAAACATTACCACCAT CACACAGTGTACCTTCCCCAGCCAACATATGCAAATCATCCAAACTTTTTCTTATCAGTTGGTCTAGCTTTGAAGACTTACCGATACTATGATCCAAAAACACATGGGCTGGACTTTCAAG GACTATTGGAAGACCTTGGTTCTGCACCATCAGGTGCCATTGTGCTTCTCCAAGCATGTGGCCACAATCCTACTGGTGTTGATCCAACTCTCGATCAATGGGAGCAGATCAGGCAGCTGATGAGGTTTAAAGGAATATTACCTTTCTTTGATTGTGCTTATCAG GGTTTTGTAAGTGGAGATTTGGATATGGATGCACAATCAATCCGAATGTTTGTCATGGATGGTGGTGAATGTCTCGTAGCTCAATCTTATTCAAAGATTATGGGAATATACAGTGAACGTGTTGGTGCACTTAGTATT GTGTGCAAGACAGCAGATGTAGCAAGCCGGGTCAATAGCCAGCTGAAACTTGTGATCAGACCCATGTACTCAAACCCACCCATTCATGGGGCAGCCATTGCAGCTGCCGTCCTAAAGGACAG GGAACTGTTCACTGAATGGACTGTTGAGTTGAAGGCAATGATTAAACGTATTACGAACCTGCGCGGGCAACTTCATGATGCTTTATGTGACAGAG GCGAGCGCCTTAGCTAA
- the LOC8271205 gene encoding aspartate aminotransferase, cytoplasmic isoform X2: MVAYSEDASPVKLNLGIGVYREEDGKPHVLNVVRRAEQLLLHDKYATKEYLPITGLTEFSKLSAELVFGAGSPAITENRVTTVQCLSGSGSLRIGAEFLAKHYHHHTVYLPQPTYANHPNFFLSVGLALKTYRYYDPKTHGLDFQGLLEDLGSAPSGAIVLLQACGHNPTGVDPTLDQWEQIRQLMRFKGILPFFDCAYQGFVSGDLDMDAQSIRMFVMDGGECLVAQSYSKIMGIYSERVGALSIVCKTADVASRVNSQLKLVIRPMYSNPPIHGAAIAAAVLKDRELFTEWTVELKAMIKRITNLRGQLHDALCDRGTPGDWSHIKRQVGMFTFSGLNEEQVAFMTEEYHVYMSSDGRINMAGLSTKTVSHLANAIHAAVTQIPS, from the exons ATGGTTGCTTATAGTGAAGACGCTAGTCCAGTTAAGCTGAATTTGGGCATTGGTGTTTATAGAGAAGAG GATGGAAAACCTCATGTCTTGAATGTAGTTAGACGAGCTGAGCAGCTACTGCTTCATGACAA GTATGCCACCAAGGAATATCTCCCAATTACTGGGTTGACAGAATTCAGTAAATTGAGTGCAGAGCTTGTTTTTGGTGCTGGCAG CCCTGCTATCACTGAGAATAGAGTGACTACAGTCCAGTGCTTGTCTGGTAGTGGTTCACTGAGGATTGGAGCTGAGTTTTTAGCAAAACATTACCACCAT CACACAGTGTACCTTCCCCAGCCAACATATGCAAATCATCCAAACTTTTTCTTATCAGTTGGTCTAGCTTTGAAGACTTACCGATACTATGATCCAAAAACACATGGGCTGGACTTTCAAG GACTATTGGAAGACCTTGGTTCTGCACCATCAGGTGCCATTGTGCTTCTCCAAGCATGTGGCCACAATCCTACTGGTGTTGATCCAACTCTCGATCAATGGGAGCAGATCAGGCAGCTGATGAGGTTTAAAGGAATATTACCTTTCTTTGATTGTGCTTATCAG GGTTTTGTAAGTGGAGATTTGGATATGGATGCACAATCAATCCGAATGTTTGTCATGGATGGTGGTGAATGTCTCGTAGCTCAATCTTATTCAAAGATTATGGGAATATACAGTGAACGTGTTGGTGCACTTAGTATT GTGTGCAAGACAGCAGATGTAGCAAGCCGGGTCAATAGCCAGCTGAAACTTGTGATCAGACCCATGTACTCAAACCCACCCATTCATGGGGCAGCCATTGCAGCTGCCGTCCTAAAGGACAG GGAACTGTTCACTGAATGGACTGTTGAGTTGAAGGCAATGATTAAACGTATTACGAACCTGCGCGGGCAACTTCATGATGCTTTATGTGACAGAG GAACACCTGGGGACTGGAGCCACATTAAAAGGCAGGTTGGAATGTTTACCTTCTCTGGTTTGAATGAGGAGCAAGTTGCCTTCATGACGGAAGAATACCACGTCTACATGTCATCTGATGG GAGGATTAACATGGCAGGCCTGAGCACTAAAACAGTCTCCCATCTTGCGAATGCGATCCATGCAGCTGTTACCCAGATACCATCATAA
- the LOC8271206 gene encoding aspartate aminotransferase, cytoplasmic: MTDRRISVLAKHFGVEMDSQNQSAAIYALPTSGIQENSVFSHVVRAPEDPILGVTVAYNKDPSPVKLNLGVGAYRTDEGKPLVLHVVRKAEQQLVNDRSRVKEYLPITGLSDFNKLSAKLIFGADSPAIQDHRVTTVQCLSGTGSLRVGAEFLARHYHQRTIYIPQPTWGNHPKVFTLAGLSVKTYRYYDPATRGLNFQGLLEDLNSAPSGAIVLLHACAHNPTGVDPTLQQWAQIRQLLRSKGLMPFFDSAYQGFASGSLDADAQPVRMFVADGGELLVVQSYAKNMGLYGERVGALSIVCRTADVASRVESQLKLVIRPMYSNPPIHGASIVAFILKDRNLYSEWTIELKAMADRIISMRQQLFDALRARGTPGDWSHIIKQIGMFTFTGLNSEQVAFMTKEYHIYMTSDGRISMAGLSSKTVPHLADAIHAAVTRAV; encoded by the exons atgacCGATCGGAGGATAAGCGTCCTGGCAAAACATTTTGGAGTTGAAATGGACTCTCAAAATCAGAGTGCAGCGATTTATGCTTTGCCTACTTCCGGAATTCAAGAAAATTCTGTTTTCTCTCACGTTGTTCGTGCTCCCGAAGATCCTATTCTCGGC GTAACGGTGGCTTATAACAAAGATCCTAGCCCtgttaagcttaatttgggaGTTGGCGCTTATAGAACTGAT GAAGGAAAGCCTCTTGTTCTGCATGTAGTGAGGAAGGCTGAGCAGCAGCTAGTTAATGATAG GTCACGTGTGAAGGAATATCTTCCTATTACAGGACTTTCTGATTTCAACAAATTAAGTGCTAAGCTCATTTTTGGTGCTGATAG CCCTGCCATTCAAGATCACAGAGTTACCACAGTTCAATGCTTGTCCGGCACTGGCTCTTTGAGGGTTGGAGCTGAATTCTTGGCCAGACATTATCACCAA CGCACCATATACATTCCCCAGCCAACTTGGGGAAACCACCCTAAAGTTTTCACTTTGGCTGGGTTATCTGTAAAAACTTATAGATATTATGATCCAGCAACACGCGGGCTCAACTTCCAAG GCTTGTTAGAAGATCTTAATTCTGCCCCGTCTGGAGCTATCGTACTTCTTCATGCATGTGCTCATAACCCCACAGGTGTTGATCCAACTCTTCAACAGTGGGCTCAAATCAGGCAGTTGTTGAGATCAAAAGGGTTGATGCCGTTCTTTGATAGTGCTTACCAG GGTTTTGCAAGTGGAAGTCTGGATGCTGATGCGCAGCCTGTTCGCATGTTTGTAGCTGATGGTGGTGAGCTTCTTGTAGTTCAAAGTTATGCAAAGAACATGGGGCTCTATGGAGAACGTGTCGGTGCCTTGAGCATT GTTTGCAGGACTGCTGATGTTGCAAGCAGAGTGGAAAGCCAGCTGAAACTTGTGATCAGGCCCATGTATTCAAATCCACCCATTCATGGCGCATCAATAGTGGCTTTTATCCTAAAAGATAG GAATTTGTACAGTGAGTGGACCATTGAGCTGAAGGCAATGGCAGACCGTATAATTAGCATGCGCCAGCAACTCTTTGATGCATTGCGTGCTAGAG GAACACCTGGCGACTGGAGTCACATTATTAAACAGATTGGAATGTTCACTTTCACTGGACTGAACTCTGAGCAAGTTGCCTTCATGACTAAAGAGTACCACATTTACATGACATCTGACGG GAGGATTAGCATGGCTGGTCTGAGCTCTAAGACGGTTCCCCATCTTGCAGACGCAATACATGCAGCTGTTACTCGAGCTGTGTAG